One genomic segment of Natrononativus amylolyticus includes these proteins:
- a CDS encoding HAH_0734 family protein, protein MKRLIIHGDPGVRKGGIIEHDGEELVCFGISRNGEWHGPDRVQLWCTIGDASEYEDFAKRNFMPHFLEVERVDAADVTVVQRRGELTV, encoded by the coding sequence ATGAAGCGGCTCATCATCCACGGGGACCCCGGCGTCCGAAAGGGTGGCATCATCGAACACGACGGGGAGGAACTGGTCTGTTTCGGCATCAGCCGGAACGGCGAGTGGCACGGCCCCGACCGGGTCCAGCTGTGGTGTACCATCGGCGACGCCTCCGAGTACGAAGATTTCGCGAAGCGGAACTTCATGCCACACTTCCTCGAGGTCGAACGGGTCGACGCTGCCGACGTGACCGTCGTCCAGCGGCGCGGCGAGCTGACCGTTTGA